From Natator depressus isolate rNatDep1 chromosome 7, rNatDep2.hap1, whole genome shotgun sequence, the proteins below share one genomic window:
- the SLC38A3 gene encoding sodium-coupled neutral amino acid transporter 3 isoform X1 — protein MDPGEIPIQTELVELVPNGKYAVNASAIPLVGNDRFEEPQPTMAEMEEFLPQGPDKKQTHFTDFEGKTSFGMSVFNLSNAIMGSGILGLAYAMANTGILLFLFLLTTVALLSSYSIHLLLKSSGIVGIRAYEQLGYRAFGTPGKLAAATAITLQNIGAMSSYLYIVKSEVPLVIQTFLNLEEKSTDWYLNGNYLVILISITIILPLALMKQLGYLGYASGFSLSCMVFFLISVIYKKFQIPCPLPEQDGNGTRNLSNAQGSTSDYQNGYPVLQPAAAGAACSASLFTLNSQTAYTIPIMAFAFVCHPEVLPIYTELKDPSKKKMQGISNISIAVMYVMYFLAALFGYLTFYGRVESELLHTYSYVDPFDVLILCVRVAVLTAVTLTVPIVLFPVRRAIQQMLFQGKDFSWVRHTAIAVVLLSTINLLVIFAPSILGIFGLIGATSAPCLIFIFPAIFYIRIVPKDKEPPKSTPKILAAGFAGLGVLFMVMSLSFIISDWTMGGGKSGGSH, from the exons ATGGACCCCGGGGAGATCCCCATCCAGACAGAGCTGGTGGAGCTGGTGCCCAATGGGAAATACGCTGTGAACGCCTCGGCCATCCCCTTGGTGGGGAATGACAG ATTTGAAGAGCCCCAGCCCACCATGGCAGAGATGGAGGAGTTCctgccccagggccctgacaAGAAGCAGACCCACTTCACGGAT TTCGAAGGGAAGACCTCCTTTGGCATGTCCGTGTTCAACCTCAGCAACGCCATCATGGGCAGCGGCATTCTGGGGCTAGCCTACGCCATGGCCAACACTGGCATCCTCCTCTTCCT CTTCCTCCTGACCACAGTGGCCTTGCTGTCCAGCTACTCCATCCACCTGCTGCTGAAGTCCTCTGGGATTGTGG GGATACGTGCATATGAGCAGCTGGGCTACAGGGCCTTCGGCACGCCAGGGAAGTTGGCCGCAGCCACCGCCATCACACTGCAGAACATCGGAG CCATGTCCAGCTACCTGTACATTGTGAAGTCCGAGGTGCCGCTGGTGATCCAGACCTTCCTCAACCTGGAGGAGAAGAGCAC GGACTGGTACCTGAACGGGAACTACCTGGTGATCCTCATCTCCATCACCATCATCCTGCCCCTGGCCCTGATGAAGCAGCTCG gctACCTGGGCTACGCCAGCGGGTTCTCCCTCAGCTGCATGGTCTTCTTCCTTATCTCG gtCATCTACAAGAAGTTCCagatcccctgccccctccctgagcaGGATGGCAATGGCACACGCAACCTCAGCAACGCCCAGGGCAGCACCAGCGACTATCAGAATGGCTACCCGGTCCTCCAGCCAGCTGCTGCCGGGGCTGCCTGCTCTGCCAGCCTCTTCACACTCAACTCCCAG ACAGCCTACACCATCCCCATCATGGCTTTTGCCTTCGTGTGCCACCCCGAGGTGCTGCCCATCTACACGGAGCTGAAGGA CCCCTCCAAGAAGAAGATGCAGGGCATCTCGAACATCTCCATCGCCGTCATGTATGTCATGTACTTCCTGGCTGCCCTCTTCGGCTACCTCACATTCTACG GCCGGGTGGAGTCGGAGCTGCTGCACACCTACAGCTACGTGGACCCCTTCGACGTGCTGATTCTGTGCGTGCGTGTGGCAGTGCTGACCGCCGTGACGCTGACCGTGCCCATCGTCCTATTCCCG GTGCGCCGTGCCATCCAGCAGATGCTCTTCCAAGGCAAGGACTTCAGTTGGGTCCGTCACACGGCGATCGCTGTGGTCCTGCTGAGCACCATCAACCTGCTGGTCATCTTTGCCCCCTCCATCCTCGGCATCTTCGGCCTGATTG GTGCCACGTCAGCCCCCTGCCTCATCTTCATCTTCCCGGCCATCTTCTACATTCGCATCGTACCCAAGGACAAGGAGCCCCCGAAGTCCACCCCCAAGATCCTG GCTGCCGGCTTCGCGGGCCTCGGCGTGCTCTTCATGGTCATGAGTCTCAGCTTCATCATCAGCGACTGGACGATGGGTGGCGGCAAGAGCGGGGGCAGCCACTAA
- the SLC38A3 gene encoding sodium-coupled neutral amino acid transporter 3 isoform X2, with protein MTFFLLTTVALLSSYSIHLLLKSSGIVGIRAYEQLGYRAFGTPGKLAAATAITLQNIGAMSSYLYIVKSEVPLVIQTFLNLEEKSTDWYLNGNYLVILISITIILPLALMKQLGYLGYASGFSLSCMVFFLISVIYKKFQIPCPLPEQDGNGTRNLSNAQGSTSDYQNGYPVLQPAAAGAACSASLFTLNSQTAYTIPIMAFAFVCHPEVLPIYTELKDPSKKKMQGISNISIAVMYVMYFLAALFGYLTFYGRVESELLHTYSYVDPFDVLILCVRVAVLTAVTLTVPIVLFPVRRAIQQMLFQGKDFSWVRHTAIAVVLLSTINLLVIFAPSILGIFGLIGATSAPCLIFIFPAIFYIRIVPKDKEPPKSTPKILAAGFAGLGVLFMVMSLSFIISDWTMGGGKSGGSH; from the exons ATGACATT CTTCCTCCTGACCACAGTGGCCTTGCTGTCCAGCTACTCCATCCACCTGCTGCTGAAGTCCTCTGGGATTGTGG GGATACGTGCATATGAGCAGCTGGGCTACAGGGCCTTCGGCACGCCAGGGAAGTTGGCCGCAGCCACCGCCATCACACTGCAGAACATCGGAG CCATGTCCAGCTACCTGTACATTGTGAAGTCCGAGGTGCCGCTGGTGATCCAGACCTTCCTCAACCTGGAGGAGAAGAGCAC GGACTGGTACCTGAACGGGAACTACCTGGTGATCCTCATCTCCATCACCATCATCCTGCCCCTGGCCCTGATGAAGCAGCTCG gctACCTGGGCTACGCCAGCGGGTTCTCCCTCAGCTGCATGGTCTTCTTCCTTATCTCG gtCATCTACAAGAAGTTCCagatcccctgccccctccctgagcaGGATGGCAATGGCACACGCAACCTCAGCAACGCCCAGGGCAGCACCAGCGACTATCAGAATGGCTACCCGGTCCTCCAGCCAGCTGCTGCCGGGGCTGCCTGCTCTGCCAGCCTCTTCACACTCAACTCCCAG ACAGCCTACACCATCCCCATCATGGCTTTTGCCTTCGTGTGCCACCCCGAGGTGCTGCCCATCTACACGGAGCTGAAGGA CCCCTCCAAGAAGAAGATGCAGGGCATCTCGAACATCTCCATCGCCGTCATGTATGTCATGTACTTCCTGGCTGCCCTCTTCGGCTACCTCACATTCTACG GCCGGGTGGAGTCGGAGCTGCTGCACACCTACAGCTACGTGGACCCCTTCGACGTGCTGATTCTGTGCGTGCGTGTGGCAGTGCTGACCGCCGTGACGCTGACCGTGCCCATCGTCCTATTCCCG GTGCGCCGTGCCATCCAGCAGATGCTCTTCCAAGGCAAGGACTTCAGTTGGGTCCGTCACACGGCGATCGCTGTGGTCCTGCTGAGCACCATCAACCTGCTGGTCATCTTTGCCCCCTCCATCCTCGGCATCTTCGGCCTGATTG GTGCCACGTCAGCCCCCTGCCTCATCTTCATCTTCCCGGCCATCTTCTACATTCGCATCGTACCCAAGGACAAGGAGCCCCCGAAGTCCACCCCCAAGATCCTG GCTGCCGGCTTCGCGGGCCTCGGCGTGCTCTTCATGGTCATGAGTCTCAGCTTCATCATCAGCGACTGGACGATGGGTGGCGGCAAGAGCGGGGGCAGCCACTAA